The Bombus huntii isolate Logan2020A chromosome 6, iyBomHunt1.1, whole genome shotgun sequence genome window below encodes:
- the LOC126866572 gene encoding protein downstream neighbor of son homolog — MEDRNKLQSEWKRPDEVMQLHRLKMKKRALQARINNTRINKKNLESEPTQKSNNQNIVSNHCVGQKRKNPFIKDETDKKFNITPPDIEASNDNTLFELLKIKVPKVSETENSINDCSLTFSNAFLQLEASKNILDLEIPKGEKYIPIDWTLKTKMRFMSPKPFPWNCKLKTSEEASGTTGFVRCLDISEQHSTLDTSPNARLHQCCLIWQHPSLPWLELFPRSTGKVSASLTSNSMIVNNMLIKEALYKEWSESFRSLFHLLRARQCPYFYVCATNFTVLFRAAGICGISEAHALLTPTTRGFRQSLKQEEIEYTMPLRKDCKRQSDVTDSGCDTADSATSLSYTENQNLDDEEDETQDEWLQSLGVENSEIRKINNSQARMTLEKETELDNMKQSLIFVKGVESQALFNFLINCKSAITTTGPLAGVPPTLLSPVAFHGATLKPIRVKESIVRVDSEKYFSLELKGPLLPHVLPSLCSLMKSSQLEQYSASCARLHSTTSFSAMKNNFEQMELGNIPKIPENVFGKENLSDCGFSSELLKDFCSPNPTNIQIIENIKFSNNSYTWS; from the exons ATGGAGGATCGAAATAAATTGCAATCAGAATGGAAAAGACCAGACGAAGTAATGCAGTTGCATCGTTTAAAAATGAAGAAGCGTGCCCTACAAGCACGTATAAACAATACACgcattaataaaaaaaatttagaatCAGAGCCTACACAAAAATCCAATAATCAAAATATTGTGTCCAATCATTGTGTAGGTCAAAAGCGAAAGAATCCTTTCATTAAAGATGAAACAGATAAAAAGTTTAATATAACACCTCCAGACATAGAAGCTAGTAATGATAATACactatttgaattattaaaaataaaagtccCAAAAGTGAGTGAAACAGAAAACTCAATAAATGATTGTTCTTTAACATTTAGCAATGCATTTTTACAATTGGAAGCAAGTAAGAATATTTTGGATTTAGAAATACCGAAAGgtgaaaaatatattccaATAGATTGGACtttaaaaactaaaatgaGATTTATGTCTCCAAAACCATTTCCTTGGAATTGTAAATTGAAAACTAGCGAAGAAGCTTCTGGTACTACTGGTTTCGTAAGATGTTTGGATATTAGTGAACAACATTCAACTTTAGATACTAGTCCAAATGCAag GTTACACCAATGCTGTTTAATATGGCAGCACCCTTCATTACCATGGTTGGAGTTATTTCCTCGTTCTACTGGGAAAGTAAGTGCAAGTTTAACAAGTAATTCTATGATAGTAAACAACATGCTCATTAAAGAAGCTTTATACAAAGAATGGAGTGAAAGCTTTAGGtcactttttcatttattgaGAGCACGACAATGtccatatttttatgtttgtGCGACCAATTTTACTGTATTATTCCGCGCTGCTGGAATTTGTGGAATTTCTGAAGCTCATGCACTTTTGACACCTACAACACGTGGCTTTCGACAGTCTTTAAAACAGGAAG aaattgaatatacaatgCCTTTGAGAAAAGATTGTAAACGGCAATCAGATGTAACTGATTCAGGATGTGATACAGCAGACTCAGCTACATCATTGAGCTATACAGAGAATCAAAATCTTGATGATGAGGAAGATGAAACACAAGATGAATGGCTACAGAGCTTAGGAGTTGAAAATTctgaaattcgtaaaattaataattctcaA GCAAGAATGAcattagaaaaagaaactgaACTGGACAATATGAAACAATCCTTGATTTTTGTAAAAGGTGTAGAGTCACAAGCtttatttaactttttaattaattgtaaatctGCTATTACAACAACTGGTCCTTTAGCAGGAGTACCTCCAACTCTTTTATCACCAGTAGCTTTTCACGGTGCAACATTAAAGCCAATTAgg gTTAAAGAAAGCATAGTTCGTGTTGacagtgaaaaatatttttctctggAATTAAAAGGACCCCTCCTACCACATGTCTTACCTTCACTCTGTTCTTTAATGAAATCTAGTCAGTTAGAACAATATTCTGCAAGTTGTGCACGGTTACACTCAACAACTTCATTTTCagcaatgaaaaataattttg AACAAATGGAATTAGGAAATATACCAAAAATTCCAGAAAATGTTTTTGGTAAAGAGAATTTGAGCGATTGTGGATTCAGTAGCGAGTTATTAAAGGATTTTTGTAGTCCTAACCcaacaaatattcaaattatagaaaatattaaattttcaaataattcgtATACATGGTCTTGa